GTCCATCACAGACGGGGAGGGCTACCGCTCGCTCCACCTCGCCATCCTCTTCCAGCACATGGCCATAGCCGCTTATCTCATGGCTAAGGGAGAGGTCAGACTCCATAAAGTTCATTTTTCCACTGAGTCAGctgttgtttctcttttattttatcttttttcccctcttggTGCTTTGTTATGTTCAGGAAGTGGATGTGCCTGACTGTAACGGACAGACACCACTGATGTTAGCAGCACAGAAGATTATTGGGTAAGaggcttatttttttcttctgcttctggttACACTTATCTGAAAAATCTTATTAAAGGGAACCTATGtttcaaaatttacatttacacatttttttgcttccattttGGGCTTCTAAAAAACAGCCCAAGCTCTTGATAAcatctggtgttttttttttaaataacttaatgttttttggaCATCGTCTTTTAGTTGTTTCACAAaccctagcaaccccagcaaagtcCAACCtgctacctagcaacccaagcagggttccagcatgtttggtcaccTAGTTTTTTCTCTGTATGCCCtgtacaatgactgctggaaaagacaagtgttttgttgttgccttaccatccaatttttttcttaccatccagaaacaacTTCCAGTTttaatggaaggaaaaaaatttcCCCTGATTTGTACTGCTGTTACTTGTAATGCCTACAGTTTAGCATAAGAATAAGATACATTGTTTTTTATCAGGCAGAGATTATTGTTGtaactttttccttccttttaaaCTGCAAGAAAACATTGATTTGATCCTGAATTCGTCTTTCTGTCTCTGAGTATTCAGTAACTTTCCtaaactttaatgtttaaagGGGATCTgtaatgcaaaattcacattttggatgtttttgtagtttcatTTGGGTCtatactgcttctaaaaacagcctaagcatttaaaatagaaatctcTGCCATTTTTTGGCaacaagttcatgttttttgatgtCTGGAAAATTTGGCTGtttaaaaaactgcagaagTCACATTCGATGGGTACTgtctcgttacctagcaacccaagccgAGCTCCAGCAcctttggtcagctggtttttccACTGTATGTgatgtacaatggctgctggaaagtacaagtgttttgttgttttaccaTCCAGACACAATTTTTTGCAttcttgttgtttgtgcaggagtctccactaatgcttttcaaagttgtacggttgtataattgctcatctatttgcagtcattttcatgtgtgagtgtaaacgatGACttggggggggagggaggggggagcttatttgaatttaaagtgacggGACGccataaaacagctcattctgaaagaaaatctcattacctaagaatgattttgtgcaagaAAAGTTGtggacatgttttgttttgcccaTAAGCCTTTTCTAACCTGTTCGAGGAAGTAtaacaggtcacctttaaataCATAATCAGCTGTAAAGTGCtaacatttcatgtttttctgcttcaggcCCGAACCCACCAACTTTCTCATCAAGAACAACGCCTCAGTGAGCGCTGTGGACAAAGTTAACAGGAACACGCCATTGCATTGCGCAGTGCTGGCAGGAAACGTTGACGCTGCCCACATCCTGTTGGAGGCAGGAGCAAGCGTGGACGCTGAAAACATCAACGTGAGTTTCACACGTTTCAGAGAAAAGTGAAGGCTTCAGTCCGTTTGTCTCTCTGTGGGACAAATGCCACAGGAATACAACGTGTTTTGAGATTACATGTTTACTgtaaactgaactaaaattCATCtgattttttaacttaaatctACTATTAACTTTGTATTTGTGGCTTATAAATGCGTTTACACGAAGAGGCTGTTATTTAGCAAAAACAGCTTAGATTAGAGGGGAGAAATCCTCATATTAAGTCCATAAGATCAATAAATGATTGAATATTTGCAAATCCTTAATAGTTGGCATCTGGAATCGTTAACATTctgcaactttttttaaattttctattgTTTTGGTACCAATAGAATTtacatcactgcaaaaacacaaatagtttgctaaaaaaaaaaaaaaagtgtttttatcaaaatttttattatcataccacaaaatattgtgataaattccTGTCTGCATCACCCACCGATagcttgattttcttttttttttacatactagTCATAATGTTCTTTGGTATTTAATGTTCTTAGATTTGTCTAAAATATTCCTGTTTTAGGAAGCTAAAATTTTTTCAGTATCTTTTAGCTTGGAAGGTaaacatgtaatttttattattttcagtccCATAATATTTATGCTGTTCCAATAACTCTCTGCATCCGATGGCACATTTAAGCTAAAGTATGCTGAAGCTTCTAAAAATGGTTTTTCCaactttttatggtttttatttgtttttattgtatttctgatttttatttataaaattatatgaATGTTTGTATCTTGTTAGTTTTTTATTCGACTATGGATTGAAATGAGCATTTTGCTAAGTAAAATCCGGTGTAGGTGCGACGTTATACCGTTCATTATTGTCCACTGTCCTAGTTAATTAAAATCAATGTATCAATAAACatctttttgctttaatttgaaGTAATAAATTCCTTTTCTCTTTTGCGCTTTATCcaatttttttcctgttcatttatttaatattataattTGAACTAAGATGAATTGTTCTCATttgatttgtgtgtttcttCCTCAGGGTCACACACCCATGGACCTGGCCCACCAGGTCCACAGCCCGCTGCTCATCCACATGCTCAACGTCACCAAACAGGAGAGGATTCGCTCCAATTCCCGCTGTTTACGCTTTATTCTCAGATACAAGGTACAGACTTAAGGCTCCTGATCGTACACGAACAGAAATCAGAACTCctttaacattgttttgtttattttttttttaaaggttttggtGCAGTTCCTGTTTTGCACAGCCATATTTGGATGTGTTGGTGCAATATTTGACATGAACTCCGAGTCCTGGTTGCTCAAAAGCATCTTGTTAGCCTGCGTGGTGGGAGTGATTAACTTGGCCTCGAGGTGAGAACCGGTTTGCCTGCAGATTGAAATGTAAATGCAGGAGTTTGGATGTTAATCAGAACCATTCGCTTTTAAAACAGGAACTTCCCAAACCCAGATTTTCAGTCTCTGCTGCCGCCGTCGTCTCTGATGGCTTCAGTCTTCTGGATGCTCGTCACCTGGTGTCTCTGGTTCCTGCCAGATATCCTTTCCgttcaaagaaacaaacatttttgttttggttctttttacggagaaaacatttttttattattattattatcattgaGATGGTTGGCCATTTCAGTTTGAAAGGAATGTAAACCTTCTCCCTGATTTGGactgctgttatttttaatgtctacactgcaaaacacaaaatattaccaagtatttttagtctagtttctagtgcaattATTTTAGGACACTTGAAATAGGtcaaaaactaacttataagtaagtTTTAAACAAGAGTAAATAGTTccttaataatgatgaaaaagttctagttctattgTTAGATCATAGTAaactagttttgtcttatttccagtgtactaagatatttgcactagaaagaagaccaaaaatacttggtaagattttgtgtttttgcagtgtaaagtaTATCATAACAGATATGATGTTTTATATCAGGCAGGGATTATTgttgtaacttttatttgtttttaaaactgaaaaaaaaaacaaacatgggtGTGACCCTGAATTTATGTCTTTCTATCCAGGAATTTTCCCAAACTTTATTGTTTAAAGGATAATCTTTTATTAATTCCACAATGGAAAAATTCACTTGTTACAGCAGCACAGTAACAAAATACcccatttaatattaaaatatataaaaaacaactttatatgTATAAATGACCCATGATAAAATTAAATAGGAACCTGAAAACTTGGGAGACttttaaatgcagaataaataaacataatatgTTCTTATTCATGTTAATTATGTCCATCCATTTTGGTTTCAACTACTTCTAAAAGCAGCACTATTCTTTAAAAACACCTCAGTGGTGTATTTGGCAGTAAGTTAATGATTTTGGAGTCTGGAAGATTagctgttttaaaaaccttCCGAATTTAATTCGGAAGCCATTTTAATAGCTTAGGCCCTGTTTACACGACAACGATTTCTGATGAAAATGGAAGAGTTTTGTTGCGTTTGTGCTGTACATTTACATGAAACCACTGAATGTTTTCTCTCACAACGGCACAGATTGAAAACGGATTCCAAACTGCAACGGTTCTGAAACGTACCTGTGTCCGTTGTCTTGTAAACACATGTTCACTTACAGTAGTTTCAAAGAACCTAGCAGCAACTAGTGGCGTGGCGAGAGCATTACACCTTTTCGATGTGTGCCGTTATTGTGTAAACAAAGATTGTAATTAGAACGTCTTCATGTAAATGTGTTAACAGAAACGAAACAAAAATTCCATTTTTGTTGGATCATTGTCATGTAAACAGCCTTAAGTTAAAGCTGTTAAAACGGCTCTAATCTAAGGCATTCCACAGGcactgccccgttacctagcaactccagcAAAGCctcgcccgttacctagcaacctcagcggaacttatttggatttaaagtgacgaGAGGTCCTAAAACAGGAAGGAGGTCAAAAAAGGCAGAACTgaacagactaaaatctcattatctaagaacaaaatatgtagtttacattttttgtatagTTTATAAACCAATGCTAACCTGGTCAGCATAACACgtcacatttaataaaatgagtttggttttcttgttctttctctttcttttttaagtttcttaaCTTAAATCCACATCTACCCAGCACAGCAGTTCAGGTGCTGTTCACTCTGAACGCCACCGCTTTCCTCTACTACTTCCTTCGGACCTGCCGGACGGACCCAGGTTTCATCAAAACCACtgaagagcagaagaaaatggtGGGAAAGGTCTTTAAATTTGTCAACCAGTTCAAGGCGTCTTACAAAGAACTGTTTCCACAACTTGATGagaccttttctgttttatgtttgggATTCAGAACGTGGTGGTGCTGGCCGAGGCTGGCTGTTTGGACCCCAGGGTATTTTGCACTTCCTGTATGGTGAGGCGATCCACAGGTTCAAAACTTTAATGAAACGATACGTTACCTGAATTATCTAAATGACTTCCACTGTTGCAGGTTAGGAAACCACTGAGAGCGGTTCACTGCTTCAGCTGCGACGCATGTGTGGCGAAGCAGGACCACCACTCTGTATGGACCAACACCTGCATAGGtacaaatgaatgaattataGAAACGTTGAGTTAGTCCactgaaaatttaaaatctgcatttgaTTGGTTAAGAAAAATCGGCAACATTTTTTagtaaagcaaaacattttaaatggattcTTATATTCTATATCTAGATAAAAGGCTAAAACCTGtagatttttataatttaaacaatatttctaTAAACAAGTATTTTCATTatggcaaaaatacaaaataagtttttttgGTTTACTTTTTTGTGGAAACATCTTACTCTgattgaaataagataaaactaacttacaggtaacaTGTCTGCAAGATATTTCCAGATATTACAATTTCCTGATCAAaaaggattaataaagtatctATCTAGTTATTTAtcttagcttgttttaagtcagtaattccttaatattggtgaaaaagtactagtgccactggcagattattaaaaatatttttttcccatgcAAGTTATGATGAGTATatagtattatttttattgtttcaggtGCCAGGAATCATTactattttgtgcttttgctgcTCTCCCTCTCGGTGATGGGGGGCTGGATGATCTACGGTTGTTTTACATGTGAGTGACTCAGATGAAGTGGAACCACAGAAGCTGGAGAATCAGTGTACTAAGCAGAAAAGTTGCTGTGTGTGTCCTCAGACTGGGCCAGTCACTGTTCGCTGCGTTACGAGGAGCAGGGTGTGTGGGGTGTGGTGTCGGCGGTGGTCAGCTGCTCTCCCTGGGTGCTCGCCGTCTTTGTGCTGTCCTTCTACCACACCTGCTGGTCCACTTTGTTCCTGATTGGGCAGCTCTACCAGGTGACGCCTGGAATGTGTTGATGAGTTTTAGATACCATTTAATTAGTGCAGTGGGACTCCATAGTCAAACTGATTAAACTACTACAAGATAACTACAAATTTGACTTCTTAGACGAGtcagtttttcattaaaaagtggAAATCTTAATTATCTGTTGGTagtttcagtaaaaacaaaccatttaaCTGGGGATGTATTCTGAAAAATGTACATTCttgtacttccatttgagtttttgctgcttctaaaaacagaccaatcgtttacaaaaaaaaacacccaactaGTTTTTAACAATAACTTAATGTCTGAAAAATTGGTTTTTTTCAAAAGCATCCAGAATGTAATGTCataaatcagcaggcactgcccttCACCTAGTAACCCCAACGAAGCCCAgccagttacctagcaacaacctcaGATGAATTCCACCCGTctcctagcaacccaagctgagctccagcacttttggtcagctggttttcaaTGATGTATTCAATTCAATTGAAAAATACCTTATTGattacaaatggaaattaaatgatgTTGTAGCTTGTATTGATTCAAGATCCTTCACCAGGGCTGGGCAACGTGGCTGAAAAACACATCACGATATAAGCGTTTCATATTGGTCaatataattattgattaggttttgttttaaatatctgaaatactaccGAACTAGTGGCATAACCTTTCCGTTTTTACTTCATGccgttgtttttcatttttgagcagCTATGAGGTACGGTGGCAAAAATTTCAACTAGTTCAAGCCAGTAACCAAAGACTGagtgggttgctaggtaaccaaagagtgagtgagtgagttgatgtcaccaacctagcttagctaCATGTGAGAGGTTGAGTTTCGAAAGCCTTCCCTCTGCTTACATCCCCCAGGATctgagttcagtgaaattattgaacattcTGTCAGACGCATTATCTATTGGTATTGATTATGTGTTTATTGTGATATACGTATCTTGctgttgatttattgtccagccctacgCTGTCTTGTTACCTTATTCTTTTGATGGTCATTTTGTATGTGGACtaattgtttctttgtttcgGTGCAGATTGCATTCCTGGGATTAACGACTCCAGAGAGAACTAATCTGTTGCTGCAGCAACGGAGAATGAGACAATCCGGATCCCTGAGACAAAATCCATTCAAGTGAGATCTCCAATATTTCTTTCATGCTTTATCATAGGAACTAACTGGTACTGGAATCTTGAggcaagtttttatttatttgctgcttttattttacattttttgatttttttttagattaaccaattaatagtttgattttaaaaagttgtataaTAGGAAATATATATGTGTTgctttttcagcaaattgcctttttttgagTCCAGTTAACAATTGATTATTaatttagttgattatttcaataatcaattaatcagaatTAATCATTCCAGATCTACATCtatctttttgcatttttaattttgagtaaatttagcttcaaaaatatatatttttgtacatttttggctTTACCGCTCTGAATGTGTAGATCCTTCAGCATGTggcatttttaaagtcttttagtCCAGCTAACGATTAATCGTTTACTAAACT
This genomic stretch from Xiphophorus hellerii strain 12219 chromosome 4, Xiphophorus_hellerii-4.1, whole genome shotgun sequence harbors:
- the zdhhc13 gene encoding putative palmitoyltransferase ZDHHC13 isoform X1; the protein is MDWNEGGNGHSHGRDGCHHGNAGHSHSHGPRAAAFGGMTNMYMPAYGQMGKGPDPVMDISQQPKKRSQMDDSSSWDIVKATQFGILERCKELVEAGYDVRQPDKENVSLLHWAAINNRSELVKYYMSKGAIVDQLGGDLNSTPLHWAIRQGHLPIVIQLMRYGADPSITDGEGYRSLHLAILFQHMAIAAYLMAKGEEVDVPDCNGQTPLMLAAQKIIGPEPTNFLIKNNASVSAVDKVNRNTPLHCAVLAGNVDAAHILLEAGASVDAENINGHTPMDLAHQVHSPLLIHMLNVTKQERIRSNSRCLRFILRYKVLVQFLFCTAIFGCVGAIFDMNSESWLLKSILLACVVGVINLASRNFPNPDFQSLLPPSSLMASVFWMLVTWCLWFLPDLPSTAVQVLFTLNATAFLYYFLRTCRTDPGFIKTTEEQKKMVGKNVVVLAEAGCLDPRVFCTSCMVRKPLRAVHCFSCDACVAKQDHHSVWTNTCIGARNHYYFVLLLLSLSVMGGWMIYGCFTYWASHCSLRYEEQGVWGVVSAVVSCSPWVLAVFVLSFYHTCWSTLFLIGQLYQIAFLGLTTPERTNLLLQQRRMRQSGSLRQNPFNMGVFQNLASFFHLRCCGLCKPAVIDWTAQFQPQRDQYLFEQINMV
- the zdhhc13 gene encoding putative palmitoyltransferase ZDHHC13 isoform X2, with product MDWNEGGNGHSHGRDGCHHGNAGHSHSHGPRAAAFGGMTNMYMPAYGQMGKGPDPVMDISQQPKKRSQMDDSSSWDIVKATQFGILERCKELVEAGYDVRQPDKENVSLLHWAAINNRSELVKYYMSKGAIVDQLGGDLNSTPLHWAIRQGHLPIVIQLMRYGADPSITDGEGYRSLHLAILFQHMAIAAYLMAKGEEVDVPDCNGQTPLMLAAQKIIGPEPTNFLIKNNASVSAVDKVNRNTPLHCAVLAGNVDAAHILLEAGASVDAENINGHTPMDLAHQVHSPLLIHMLNVTKQERIRSNSRCLRFILRYKVLVQFLFCTAIFGCVGAIFDMNSESWLLKSILLACVVGVINLASRNFPNPDFQSLLPPSSLMASVFWMLVTWCLWFLPDLPSTAVQVLFTLNATAFLYYFLRTCRTDPGFIKTTEEQKKMNVVVLAEAGCLDPRVFCTSCMVRKPLRAVHCFSCDACVAKQDHHSVWTNTCIGARNHYYFVLLLLSLSVMGGWMIYGCFTYWASHCSLRYEEQGVWGVVSAVVSCSPWVLAVFVLSFYHTCWSTLFLIGQLYQIAFLGLTTPERTNLLLQQRRMRQSGSLRQNPFNMGVFQNLASFFHLRCCGLCKPAVIDWTAQFQPQRDQYLFEQINMV